ATGCCGAAGCGCGCGAGAAAGGCCGCGCCACCACGACGAAAACCTGGCGCTTCAAGGCCAGCAACGTGCGCGACTTCGCCTGGGCCACCAGCCGCAAGTTCATCTGGGACGCCCAGGGCTTCAGGAAGGATTCGACCAATGTGCTGGCGATGTCCTACTACCCGAAGGAAGGCAACCCGCTGTGGGAGAAGTACTCGACCCAGGCCATCATCCACACCATCGACCAGTACAACAAGTACTCGTTCGACTACCCGTATCCGGTCGCGATTTCCGTGAACGGCCCGGTGGGCGGCATGGAGTACCCGATGATCTCGTTCAATGGCGGCCGCCCGACCAGGGACAAGAAGACGGGTCAGCTGAGCTACTCGCGCAGCACCAAGTACGGCCTGATCAGCGTGATCATCCACGAAGTCGGCCACAACTACTTCCCGATGATCGTCAACACCGACGAGCGCCAGTGGACCTGGATGGACGAGGGTATCAACTCCTTCATGCAGTTCCTCGCCGAGACCGCGTGGGAAGACAACTACCCGGCCCGCCGCGGCGAAGCGCGCAACATCGTCGACTACATGAAGAGCCGCAACCAGCAGCCGATCATGACCAACTCCGAGTCGATCACTAACCGCGGCAGCAACGCCTATGCCAAGCCGGCCACGGCCCTGAACGTGCTGCGCGAGACGGTGCTGGGCCGCGAACTGTTCGACTTCGCCTTCCGCACCTATGCCGAACGCTGGAAGTTCAAGCGCCCGACCCCGGCCGACTTCTTCCGCACCATGGAAGACGCCTCCGGCACGGACCTCGACTGGTTCTGGCGCGGCTGGTTCTACACCACCGATGCGGTGGACGTGAGCGTGGACGGCATCAGCGAGTACACGGTCGGCACGAAAGACCCGGAAGTCGAGAAGGCCTGGAAGAAGGCCCGTCGCGATGCCGAGCCGATCTCGATCACCGAGCAGCGCAACAAGGGCACCCTGCCGCGCCGCGCCGATGCGCATCCCGAGCTGAAGGACTTCTACAACGAGCACGACGACTTCACGGTCACCAACAAGGACCGCAACAAGTACAATGAAACCGTGGAAGGCCTGGAAGACTGGGAGAAGGCGCTGCTGAAGGAAGGCAGGCACCTGTACCTGGTCGACTTCACGAACAAGGGCGGCCTGGTGACGCCGCTGATCCTCGAGATCACCCTTGCTTCAGGCAAGAAGTACGTCGAGCGCGTGCCGGCCGAAGTGTGGCGCTACTCGCCGAAGAAGATCACCAAGCTGATCA
This window of the Massilia sp. WG5 genome carries:
- a CDS encoding M1 family metallopeptidase, translated to MKLPASLATLTLIAAITGSAFAAEPFDDKFRQLDELLPTPTDTRTASGAPGHAYWQQRADYRIRARLDEAGRAVSGSETVTYHNNSPDTLHYLWVQLDQNMFRADSDNRNISSYPSREAWRTAGANGQTGLQYEAARFLVESRSFDGGFRLAGVTGTDGKPLRYVINKTMMRIDLDQPLKPGARFSFDMAWSFKVPETNVLGRRMGFERFDKEDGNDLFEIAQWYPRMAAYYDAHGWQNKQYLGDGEFTLEFGDYDVELTVPSDHIVAATGELQNPGDVLSAAQRERLEQARTAKQPVIIASQADAEAREKGRATTTKTWRFKASNVRDFAWATSRKFIWDAQGFRKDSTNVLAMSYYPKEGNPLWEKYSTQAIIHTIDQYNKYSFDYPYPVAISVNGPVGGMEYPMISFNGGRPTRDKKTGQLSYSRSTKYGLISVIIHEVGHNYFPMIVNTDERQWTWMDEGINSFMQFLAETAWEDNYPARRGEARNIVDYMKSRNQQPIMTNSESITNRGSNAYAKPATALNVLRETVLGRELFDFAFRTYAERWKFKRPTPADFFRTMEDASGTDLDWFWRGWFYTTDAVDVSVDGISEYTVGTKDPEVEKAWKKARRDAEPISITEQRNKGTLPRRADAHPELKDFYNEHDDFTVTNKDRNKYNETVEGLEDWEKALLKEGRHLYLVDFTNKGGLVTPLILEITLASGKKYVERVPAEVWRYSPKKITKLIITDEPMTSLVQDPYWETADIDQSDNAWPRKPVQSRLELFKSQHEADDMMKDYSEKLKTKDSKEAAKAAEQSIEAGRKVE